The Aurantiacibacter gangjinensis genome includes a region encoding these proteins:
- the nhaA gene encoding Na+/H+ antiporter NhaA, giving the protein MFSTTTRMLQDFLKKESAGGIILIAVAALALIVANSPLADDYFGVLGLPVVAGIGDAVINKSLLLWINDGLMAIFFFLVGLEVKREALIGQLNTWNKASLPLFAALGGFAIPALIFVGINLDYSENLNGWAIPAATDIAFALGVLALLGPRVPVALKALLLAIAVIDDIMAVSVIAIFYTEETSVTMLLWAAGTLAIMALFGRAKVASSVPYVVLGVVLWVFVLNSGVHATLAGVAAAMCVPIAAKGGERPLERMEHALHPYVAFLIIPIFGFANAGVSLTGVGVDTLLAPLPLGIALGLLIGKQVGIVGFAWLVVKTGMTSLPPQVTWRQIHALSLLAAIGFTMSLFIGNLAFEDAAMVDAVKIGVLAGSLVSAIAGYLMLRSALPKTAAEDRSDPEEEAEPARAS; this is encoded by the coding sequence ATGTTTTCCACCACCACCCGCATGCTGCAGGATTTCCTCAAGAAGGAAAGCGCCGGCGGCATAATCCTGATCGCCGTCGCCGCGCTGGCGCTGATTGTCGCGAATTCGCCGCTGGCAGACGATTATTTCGGCGTCCTCGGTTTGCCCGTGGTGGCCGGCATAGGCGATGCCGTGATCAACAAGTCGCTGCTGCTCTGGATCAATGATGGCCTGATGGCCATTTTCTTCTTTCTCGTCGGTCTGGAAGTGAAGCGCGAGGCGCTGATCGGCCAGCTCAACACCTGGAACAAGGCCAGCCTGCCGCTATTCGCGGCGCTTGGCGGTTTCGCCATTCCGGCGCTGATTTTCGTCGGCATCAATCTCGACTATTCGGAAAATTTGAATGGCTGGGCCATTCCCGCTGCGACCGATATTGCCTTCGCGCTGGGCGTGCTGGCGCTGCTCGGCCCGCGCGTGCCGGTCGCGCTGAAAGCGCTGCTGCTGGCGATTGCCGTGATCGACGACATTATGGCGGTCTCTGTCATCGCGATTTTCTATACCGAGGAAACCAGCGTCACCATGCTGCTATGGGCGGCGGGAACGTTGGCCATCATGGCGCTTTTCGGCCGGGCAAAGGTCGCATCCAGCGTGCCATACGTGGTGCTGGGCGTGGTGCTGTGGGTGTTCGTGCTCAATTCGGGCGTGCATGCGACGCTGGCCGGTGTTGCTGCCGCCATGTGCGTGCCCATTGCGGCCAAGGGCGGCGAGCGCCCGCTGGAGCGGATGGAGCATGCGCTGCATCCCTATGTGGCCTTCCTCATCATCCCGATTTTCGGCTTCGCCAATGCCGGGGTGTCGCTGACGGGCGTAGGCGTAGACACGCTCCTCGCGCCGCTGCCGCTGGGCATCGCGCTGGGCCTGCTAATTGGCAAGCAGGTGGGCATTGTCGGCTTCGCGTGGCTGGTCGTGAAGACCGGCATGACGAGCCTGCCCCCGCAAGTCACTTGGCGACAAATCCATGCGCTGTCGCTGCTGGCCGCCATCGGTTTCACCATGAGCCTGTTTATCGGCAATCTCGCCTTCGAGGATGCAGCGATGGTCGATGCGGTGAAGATCGGTGTGCTGGCCGGATCGCTGGTGTCCGCGATTGCCGGGTACCTGATGCTGCGCAGTGCGCTGCCGAAAACGGCGGCGGAAGACCGCAGCGATCCGGAAGAGGAGGCCGAGCCCGCGCGGGCGAGCTGA
- a CDS encoding M28 family metallopeptidase, with the protein MTHHHLPLALLLAVTAACAPVPSATSEAPEATTQTTAPYQPDFLLMTERSTPEQREAARGALLAEFARIGIAAEARPYDSTFTIRGAETRFVGANVVATLPATMEAQADDDRHIVLAAHYDTVPGSPGVDDNGSGVEIVLEVARDLAATDYRTATIYFVMLDQEEVGLVGARVNAARWRESGIPLHSMHNIDMVGWDSDGDGVIEFDSNSEDLTALYLEVAESLPVSLLVTTYPNTDHEAYRREGFTVASVSQEFEDNSQNPDYHGPGDTEIQRPYYEGTRDLMLGVFRRLVAE; encoded by the coding sequence ATGACCCACCACCACCTCCCCCTCGCCCTCCTCCTCGCGGTCACCGCCGCCTGCGCCCCCGTGCCCAGCGCCACCTCCGAAGCGCCGGAGGCAACTACCCAAACCACCGCCCCCTACCAGCCCGATTTCCTCCTCATGACCGAGCGGTCCACGCCGGAGCAGCGGGAGGCAGCGCGTGGGGCTTTGCTCGCGGAGTTTGCGCGGATCGGGATTGCGGCGGAGGCGCGTCCCTACGACAGCACGTTCACCATTCGCGGGGCGGAGACGCGGTTTGTCGGGGCCAATGTCGTCGCCACGCTGCCCGCGACCATGGAGGCACAGGCGGACGATGACCGCCACATCGTCCTCGCCGCGCATTACGATACCGTTCCGGGCAGTCCGGGCGTCGACGACAATGGCAGCGGGGTCGAGATCGTGCTGGAAGTCGCGCGCGACCTCGCCGCGACGGATTACCGCACCGCGACCATTTATTTCGTCATGCTCGACCAGGAAGAGGTCGGGCTTGTCGGTGCGCGGGTCAATGCGGCGCGCTGGCGCGAATCCGGCATCCCGCTCCATTCCATGCACAATATCGACATGGTCGGCTGGGATAGCGACGGCGACGGGGTAATCGAGTTCGATTCGAACTCCGAAGACCTGACCGCGCTCTACTTGGAGGTCGCCGAGAGCCTGCCCGTCTCGCTGCTGGTCACCACCTATCCCAACACCGATCACGAGGCCTACCGGCGCGAAGGCTTCACCGTCGCCAGCGTCAGCCAGGAATTCGAGGATAACAGCCAGAACCCGGATTATCACGGCCCCGGCGACACGGAAATCCAGCGCCCCTATTACGAAGGCACGCGCGACCTGATGCTGGGCGTATTCCGGCGGCTGGTGGCGGAATAG
- a CDS encoding DUF1294 domain-containing protein has product MPAIPLEYAAYYLIAVNFVAFASFGIDKALAEGGRRRISEDALLTWAFIGGTPGAYAGRHLFRHKTRKRSFSNALHTVAAWQVVLIAGAAYYFGLHQG; this is encoded by the coding sequence ATGCCCGCGATCCCTCTCGAATACGCCGCCTACTACCTCATCGCGGTCAACTTTGTCGCCTTCGCCTCTTTCGGCATCGACAAGGCGCTGGCCGAGGGCGGGCGGCGACGGATCAGCGAGGACGCGCTGCTGACTTGGGCTTTCATCGGCGGCACGCCCGGTGCCTATGCCGGGCGGCACCTGTTCCGCCACAAGACGCGCAAACGCTCTTTCTCGAATGCCCTGCACACCGTGGCGGCGTGGCAAGTGGTCCTTATCGCGGGGGCCGCGTACTATTTCGGGCTTCACCAAGGCTGA